The Glycine max cultivar Williams 82 chromosome 12, Glycine_max_v4.0, whole genome shotgun sequence genome window below encodes:
- the LOC102665828 gene encoding uncharacterized protein, whose protein sequence is MRWKVGCGDKVYFWKDKWIGEDFTLQQKYNQLFLINEQQDDLISMMGTFDQDRWSWNLKWRRNLFDYESDQAVNFMEEINSMYIQRYVKDVMLWKADPSGVYTTKSAYNLLITLSSPALDRRTSQLLWNMKIPPKHAVFTWKLLSGRLPTRANLSRRRVNIQDTACPLCGDVQEEVGHLFFNCKKILGLWWESMSWIQAMGPLSVSPVDHFLQFCDGFGAERNHSTCCGWWVALTSTIWKHRNFLIFQNKPFEPQKVMEDAMFSIWSWLKARQKGYNISFNHWSSNISDSFG, encoded by the coding sequence ATGAGATGGAAGGTGGGTTGTGGGGATAAAGTTTATTTCTGGAAAGACAAGTGGATAGGGGAGGATTTTACTCTCCAACAGAAATACAATCAGCTGTTTCTCATCAATGAACAGCAAGATGATCTCATTTCTATGATGGGGACTTTTGACCAAGATAGGTGGAGTTGGAATCTCAAGTGGCGGAGGAATCTGTTTGATTATGAGAGTGATCAAGCTGTGAATTTTATGGAGGAGATCAATTCCATGTACATTCAGAGATATGTTAAAGATGTTATGTTATGGAAAGCTGACCCTAGTGGGGTGTATACCACTAAGTCTGCCTATAATCTACTGATAACTCTTTCTTCACCAGCCTTGGATAGGAGAACATCACAGTTACTTTGGAATATGAAAATCCCTCCAAAACATGCAGTTTTCACTTGGAAGCTTTTAAGTGGCAGACTCCCCACTAGAGCTAATCTTTCAAGGAGAAGGGTGAACATTCAGGATACTGCTTGTCCTTTATGTGGTGATGTGCAAGAGGAGGTGGGGCATCTATTTTTCAATTGCAAGAAGATACTAGGGCTTTGGTGGGAGTCCATGAGCTGGATTCAGGCTATGGGACCTCTATCAGTCTCTCCAGTGGACCATTTTCTTCAGTTTTGTGATGGTTTTGGAGCTGAGAGAAATCATAGTACTTGCTGTGGATGGTGGGTTGCGTTGACAAGTACTATATGGAAGCATAGGAACTTCCTCATATTCCAGAACAAACCTTTCGAGCCGCAGAAGGTCATGGAAGATGCTATGTTCTCAATATGGTCTTGGTTAAAGGCTAGACAAAAAggttacaacatcagttttaacCATTGGTCTTCCAACATCTCGGATTCCTTTGGTTAA